Proteins from a genomic interval of Leptospira bandrabouensis:
- a CDS encoding patatin-like phospholipase family protein: MKDLEGKIHLVSSLPLFRSLSKKEKVWVAEAVHIVESEREEVLFSAGDGNRSLFLILSGGIKLFLPKKGEGKREEEVQYLKKGEYFGIQSLLTGEKHSHTAVTVSESRFLVLSQTEFQKLIQKIPYLSITFSKMLTKSLRGELLGGREYFRNSVVCLVHSDPMAKDHLAKDLVKSIEEESGKKSVVLHFTQNGQTENPYQKSYKFKDSERIKETLGKHYASHSFIFLEVFPDTDEELKRLLIEEADHIENYLSNDKKNNLCDSITKESKENEIFYHETNIRDIVDHGKWEIYIRRKARELSGVQMGVALGGGAALGLAQVGIMKVMEEEGIIPDMIAGTSIGAIIGAFWASGLGYKGILPLLGEIDSIFKMFKLVDLSFPGQGLLHGKHVRSLLEKYLGDLYFEDLPIKLRLISCDISTRQEIVLSEGKVLDAVMASISIPGVFVPQPQENGKTYVDGGIVNPLPVSALTQEGIQKIIAINSMPSSKDEMKTNKLLNLNVLDIIVNSLYSLQYRIGKYSAQEADVYLNPILPNSNWFEFWRSAEFIQLGETVAKSSLEELKKLFSEKP; this comes from the coding sequence ATGAAAGATTTAGAAGGGAAAATTCACCTCGTTTCCAGCTTACCCCTATTCCGAAGTTTATCGAAAAAAGAAAAGGTTTGGGTGGCCGAGGCGGTTCATATTGTCGAATCCGAACGCGAAGAGGTTCTTTTCAGTGCGGGAGATGGAAACCGAAGTTTATTTTTAATTTTGTCTGGTGGGATTAAATTGTTTCTTCCCAAAAAAGGAGAAGGCAAACGCGAAGAAGAAGTACAATACCTGAAAAAAGGGGAGTATTTTGGAATCCAATCCCTACTCACTGGAGAAAAACATAGTCATACAGCAGTTACAGTTTCCGAATCTAGGTTTTTAGTTTTATCCCAAACAGAGTTTCAAAAGTTAATCCAAAAAATACCTTATTTATCGATCACCTTTTCTAAAATGTTAACCAAGTCTCTTCGAGGTGAACTACTTGGAGGAAGGGAATACTTTCGTAATTCCGTCGTTTGTTTGGTGCATTCTGACCCGATGGCAAAAGACCATTTAGCAAAAGATTTAGTAAAATCCATCGAAGAGGAATCAGGAAAAAAATCTGTGGTTCTCCATTTTACGCAAAATGGACAAACTGAAAATCCATACCAAAAGTCTTATAAATTTAAAGATTCGGAACGTATTAAAGAAACCTTAGGAAAACATTATGCCAGTCATTCCTTTATTTTTTTAGAAGTTTTTCCTGATACGGACGAAGAACTCAAACGACTGTTAATCGAAGAAGCTGATCATATAGAAAACTATCTATCAAATGATAAAAAAAACAATCTCTGCGATTCCATTACAAAAGAATCCAAAGAAAACGAAATTTTCTACCATGAAACAAATATTCGAGATATCGTCGATCACGGGAAATGGGAAATTTATATCCGGCGGAAAGCAAGAGAACTTTCGGGAGTCCAAATGGGTGTGGCCCTCGGGGGCGGTGCGGCATTAGGTCTTGCCCAAGTCGGAATCATGAAAGTTATGGAGGAAGAAGGAATCATTCCCGATATGATTGCAGGAACAAGTATTGGTGCAATCATTGGTGCCTTTTGGGCTAGTGGCCTAGGTTATAAAGGGATCTTACCACTACTTGGTGAAATTGATAGTATATTCAAAATGTTTAAACTTGTGGACCTGTCTTTTCCTGGCCAAGGACTTTTACATGGAAAACATGTTAGGTCACTTCTTGAAAAATATTTGGGGGATTTATATTTTGAAGACCTGCCGATCAAACTAAGACTCATTAGTTGTGATATTTCCACAAGACAAGAGATTGTCCTCTCCGAAGGAAAGGTATTAGATGCAGTGATGGCAAGTATCTCAATCCCAGGAGTGTTTGTACCCCAACCCCAAGAAAACGGAAAAACCTATGTAGATGGTGGAATTGTGAACCCTCTTCCCGTTTCTGCTCTTACCCAAGAAGGAATTCAGAAAATCATCGCCATCAATTCCATGCCTAGTTCCAAAGATGAGATGAAAACAAACAAACTATTGAATTTGAATGTTCTCGATATTATTGTAAATAGTTTGTATTCCCTGCAGTATCGAATTGGAAAATACAGTGCACAGGAAGCAGATGTG